The following coding sequences lie in one Methanomassiliicoccales archaeon genomic window:
- a CDS encoding fructose-1,6-bisphosphatase, which yields MTDKVTVSVIKADVGSVCGHSKPHPKMMSVCGDVLKDGVRAGTINDFYVTRVGDDINLFMTHNKGENNCDVHGLAWEAFQRAAKLAKEMKMYAAGQDILKDAFSGNIRGMGPGAAEMEFIERGSEPVVFFMADKTEPSAYSMPLTRTFMDPFTTTGLIIDPKAHEGFRFEIQDVLDSKKCMMSAPEESYDILSLLGDTSRYAIKRIFSKNKDMGISAVVSTEKLNLCAGKYVGKDDPVCVVRCQSGFPAVGEVLQPYMHPYMVAGWMRGSHIGAWYPCSVADSDPVYFDGPPRVCALGFQISHGKIQGMEDPGSPVGFHTPVDFFSGSCWDTARQKAIKASIYLRQQGPFMPGILGPEEMEYTTRPAVLSKLKDRMEDIE from the coding sequence ATGACGGACAAAGTGACTGTTTCAGTGATAAAGGCGGATGTCGGATCGGTATGCGGGCACTCGAAGCCTCACCCGAAGATGATGTCGGTCTGCGGGGACGTCCTGAAGGACGGTGTCCGGGCGGGCACGATCAACGACTTCTACGTCACTAGGGTGGGGGATGACATTAACCTGTTCATGACCCACAACAAGGGAGAGAACAATTGCGACGTGCACGGACTGGCATGGGAGGCGTTCCAAAGAGCCGCCAAGCTGGCCAAGGAGATGAAGATGTACGCCGCCGGTCAGGACATCCTGAAGGACGCGTTCAGCGGCAACATCCGGGGCATGGGCCCGGGAGCCGCGGAGATGGAGTTCATAGAACGCGGTTCGGAACCGGTAGTCTTCTTCATGGCCGACAAGACCGAGCCGTCCGCCTATTCGATGCCATTGACCAGGACCTTCATGGACCCGTTCACGACCACCGGACTCATCATCGACCCGAAGGCCCACGAAGGATTCAGGTTCGAGATACAGGACGTTCTGGACTCGAAGAAATGCATGATGTCTGCGCCGGAAGAGTCGTATGACATACTCAGCCTGCTGGGCGATACCTCCCGATATGCGATCAAGAGGATCTTCAGCAAGAACAAGGACATGGGCATCTCAGCGGTCGTAAGCACCGAGAAGCTGAACCTGTGCGCCGGCAAGTACGTCGGCAAGGACGACCCGGTCTGCGTCGTACGGTGCCAGTCCGGATTCCCGGCGGTCGGAGAGGTCCTCCAGCCATACATGCACCCGTATATGGTGGCCGGCTGGATGAGAGGGTCTCATATCGGCGCCTGGTATCCCTGCTCGGTCGCAGATTCGGACCCGGTCTACTTCGATGGGCCGCCACGCGTCTGTGCCCTCGGTTTCCAGATCAGCCACGGAAAGATCCAGGGCATGGAGGACCCAGGCAGCCCGGTCGGGTTCCACACGCCGGTCGACTTCTTCTCCGGCAGCTGCTGGGACACCGCCCGCCAGAAGGCCATCAAGGCCAGCATCTACCTGAGGCAGCAGGGTCCGTTCATGCCAGGCATCCTGGGACCGGAAGAGATGGAATACACCACCCGCCCGGCCGTCCTCAGCAAGCTGAAAGACAGGATGGAAGACATTGAGTAA
- the tpiA gene encoding triose-phosphate isomerase, producing the protein MSKLATPAIIVNFKVYREVEGTKAVSIALACQKVAEESGVSVAVCPPAVELSRVAAAVNIPVLAQHVDARKPGSNTGWITPEMVASAGAAGTLLNHSEHRLEITDLKNSVSACRANSLLSVVCADSAETSGAVAFFKPDFIAVEPPELIGGDISVTSARPEVVSDAVNAVHRVDANIPVLCGAGVKTGKDVKAAIDLGAKGVLLASGVVKASDVRKALSDLVSGI; encoded by the coding sequence TTGAGTAAGCTCGCGACCCCGGCCATCATCGTCAACTTCAAGGTGTACCGAGAGGTGGAGGGCACAAAGGCCGTCTCCATCGCTCTGGCCTGCCAGAAGGTTGCCGAAGAGTCCGGGGTCAGCGTCGCGGTCTGTCCTCCGGCAGTCGAACTGTCAAGGGTAGCCGCGGCGGTAAACATCCCGGTACTGGCACAGCATGTCGACGCGAGGAAGCCCGGCTCCAACACCGGTTGGATCACGCCGGAGATGGTCGCGTCGGCGGGCGCAGCCGGTACTCTATTGAACCATTCCGAGCATCGGCTAGAGATCACCGACCTGAAGAACTCGGTTTCCGCGTGCAGAGCGAACAGTCTGCTATCGGTTGTCTGTGCCGATTCGGCGGAGACATCCGGTGCGGTAGCATTTTTCAAGCCCGATTTCATCGCGGTGGAACCGCCGGAGCTGATCGGAGGGGACATATCGGTCACGTCAGCAAGGCCGGAGGTCGTATCCGATGCCGTCAACGCGGTACACCGGGTCGATGCCAATATCCCGGTGCTTTGCGGGGCGGGTGTCAAGACCGGCAAGGACGTGAAGGCCGCCATCGACCTGGGAGCGAAAGGGGTGCTCCTGGCATCCGGAGTGGTGAAGGCCTCCGATGTCAGAAAGGCGCTTTCCGACCTGGTCAGCGGCATCTGA
- a CDS encoding Lrp/AsnC ligand binding domain-containing protein gives MVILTTDIGKENEVAEAISMIPGVESSHVVYGVYDIVAKVSAKTNEEFDTMIMSRIRQVPYVRSSLTLIISREYKRT, from the coding sequence ATGGTCATCCTGACAACGGACATCGGCAAGGAGAACGAGGTGGCGGAGGCCATCAGCATGATACCTGGCGTGGAGTCCTCCCATGTGGTCTACGGTGTCTATGACATCGTGGCCAAGGTCTCCGCCAAAACGAATGAGGAGTTCGACACGATGATCATGAGCCGGATACGGCAGGTCCCATATGTGCGCTCGTCCCTTACCCTTATCATCAGCCGGGAATACAAAAGAACATGA
- a CDS encoding S66 peptidase family protein, with translation MDLVKPKRVKSGGIVRLVAPSLSASILEPRVWDIGIRRLESKGLKVQMAKHAMGSRGHASGTIQERSMDIMDAFLDPEVDLVMSVIGGFNSNQLLPELDYKAIRESRKAFIGFSDVTALNIAILARSGLVNFHGPAFVTFCQPEMSAYAERSFDQVLLEGSNNIPVEASENWAEDRWFLNENLGPREWKNNPGWDVLREGHAKGRAVGGNLSTLMLLAGTEYWPDMNGAILFLEDDGSATPEIFDRDLTHLKQMGVFDNIYGLVVGRSPSEAGFGQNDSMAMIIDDLMGECDIPVVAGIDIGHTDPMFTIPLGTRCELSTDRKKLTFVEKAVE, from the coding sequence ATGGACCTGGTCAAACCGAAGAGAGTGAAGTCCGGGGGCATAGTCCGCCTGGTGGCCCCATCCCTGTCAGCCAGTATATTGGAACCGAGGGTCTGGGACATCGGAATCCGGAGGCTCGAATCGAAGGGGCTGAAGGTCCAGATGGCCAAACATGCCATGGGTTCCCGAGGTCATGCCTCCGGAACGATCCAAGAAAGGTCCATGGACATCATGGACGCATTCCTTGATCCGGAAGTCGACCTGGTGATGTCGGTGATAGGCGGATTCAACTCGAACCAGCTCTTGCCCGAGCTGGACTACAAGGCCATCCGGGAGAGCAGGAAGGCTTTCATCGGCTTCAGCGACGTGACCGCACTGAACATCGCGATCCTGGCCAGGTCCGGGCTGGTCAATTTCCATGGTCCCGCCTTCGTCACATTCTGCCAGCCGGAGATGTCCGCCTACGCAGAGAGGTCGTTCGACCAGGTGCTGTTGGAAGGGTCCAACAATATCCCGGTGGAGGCCTCCGAGAACTGGGCAGAGGACCGCTGGTTCCTTAACGAGAACCTGGGTCCAAGGGAGTGGAAGAATAACCCGGGATGGGATGTGCTTAGAGAAGGCCACGCCAAGGGCAGGGCGGTGGGCGGGAACCTGAGCACGCTCATGCTTCTGGCGGGGACCGAATATTGGCCGGACATGAACGGCGCGATACTGTTCCTGGAGGATGACGGATCGGCGACGCCCGAGATCTTCGATCGGGACCTGACCCATCTGAAACAGATGGGCGTCTTCGACAATATCTACGGTCTGGTCGTCGGACGCTCGCCGAGCGAGGCGGGGTTCGGTCAGAACGACTCGATGGCGATGATAATCGATGATCTGATGGGGGAATGCGACATACCGGTCGTGGCGGGGATCGACATCGGGCACACCGATCCGATGTTCACTATTCCCTTAGGAACAAGATGCGAACTGTCCACTGACAGAAAGAAACTGACCTTCGTCGAGAAGGCGGTGGAATGA
- a CDS encoding phospholipase D-like domain-containing protein yields the protein MRRWDQPVAVLALLALLMPVLPVVAGTDVSGDPTPMLLLVRVAPSTPLEFVTIQNVSNRTMDLRGYTIDDGEGWIKLNETMPLKHGERLSFSPDPVSFRTYYPEEMVMAYRGEHAITHGTLALADKGDQVSLIGPGGELVDTFCYGAASTTSGWAGSPFTPLPKGDMAVRDMTVHDTDTASDWFRSCAGRSERDITSYEGTVEPFTSPEDAQMRMVREIGYARESIEACVYEMGDPLITRMFSDAEADGVKVRILIEGQPVTGLSNSSKTAVATLVSSGCDVRLMISNQSYRRYDCLHAKYFVIDRERVTVMSENWAGGLITNRGWGATVVSPGLARDVIDMFQEDSSLDRRDVKEASPMVKDWYAPPTDVDPLSANGRNREPVTCDVSLIVSPDTAYRGILGLISSATSRLLVEQLYIDPAWVGKNQIMDELIDAASRGVKVRVLLDQTFVDTSDTRNNSMTVDALNTQARELGIDLEARLISDYHDLGVLHNKGVIADDRVLVSSINWVDASVFQNREIGLIISSSSMAAFFADFFWNDWAVDPDPPSIRLPWNNLTLSEGQPLLLDATKCNDNAGIASYFWTDGRDGRQWNGSYQMVYLELGVHEITLEVTDRFGNTATARLLVIVNPLAPVDETNYLILVPAGGVGLAGLIWFAWKRNKRR from the coding sequence ATGCGTCGATGGGATCAGCCGGTGGCCGTCCTTGCCCTTCTTGCTCTGCTGATGCCCGTGCTCCCGGTGGTTGCGGGAACGGATGTCAGCGGGGATCCGACCCCCATGCTCCTCCTGGTCAGGGTGGCCCCATCGACGCCTCTCGAATTTGTGACCATCCAGAATGTCTCGAATCGGACCATGGACCTACGCGGTTACACAATCGACGACGGTGAGGGGTGGATCAAGTTGAACGAGACGATGCCGCTTAAACATGGAGAACGGCTGAGCTTCTCTCCAGACCCGGTCTCATTCAGGACCTACTACCCGGAGGAAATGGTCATGGCCTATCGTGGAGAACACGCCATAACCCATGGAACCCTCGCCCTGGCAGATAAGGGTGACCAGGTCAGCCTGATCGGTCCGGGCGGAGAGTTGGTCGACACCTTCTGTTACGGTGCTGCCTCAACGACCTCAGGATGGGCGGGATCGCCTTTCACGCCATTGCCGAAAGGGGACATGGCCGTTCGCGACATGACGGTCCACGACACGGATACCGCCTCGGACTGGTTCCGTTCCTGCGCGGGGAGGTCGGAACGGGACATAACGTCATATGAGGGAACTGTTGAGCCCTTTACCTCCCCCGAGGATGCGCAGATGAGAATGGTCCGGGAGATAGGCTATGCTCGGGAAAGCATAGAGGCGTGCGTCTACGAGATGGGCGATCCATTGATAACGAGGATGTTCTCCGACGCCGAGGCCGATGGCGTGAAGGTGAGGATCCTGATCGAGGGTCAGCCGGTAACCGGTCTGTCCAACTCCTCCAAGACCGCCGTCGCTACCTTGGTTTCCTCTGGATGCGATGTCCGCTTGATGATATCAAATCAAAGCTATCGGAGATACGATTGCCTGCACGCCAAGTATTTCGTCATCGACCGGGAGCGGGTCACCGTGATGTCCGAGAACTGGGCGGGCGGCCTGATCACCAACCGCGGTTGGGGGGCGACGGTCGTATCACCAGGATTGGCACGGGATGTGATTGACATGTTCCAGGAGGATTCCTCCCTGGACCGGCGGGATGTGAAGGAGGCATCACCAATGGTCAAGGATTGGTACGCTCCCCCGACCGATGTCGATCCGCTTTCCGCAAACGGAAGAAATAGGGAGCCGGTGACCTGCGACGTTTCCCTGATAGTTTCCCCGGACACTGCATACCGGGGCATCCTAGGCCTGATCTCATCCGCTACCTCCAGACTTCTGGTCGAACAGTTGTACATCGACCCGGCCTGGGTGGGGAAGAATCAGATAATGGACGAACTGATAGACGCGGCCAGTAGAGGTGTGAAGGTGCGTGTGCTGCTCGACCAGACCTTTGTGGACACCTCTGACACTCGGAACAACTCGATGACGGTGGATGCACTCAACACCCAGGCCAGGGAACTGGGCATTGACCTCGAGGCCAGGCTCATTTCGGACTATCACGATCTCGGTGTCCTCCACAACAAGGGGGTCATCGCCGACGACAGGGTATTGGTTTCCAGCATCAACTGGGTGGACGCATCCGTGTTCCAGAACCGGGAGATAGGGCTGATAATATCATCGTCATCGATGGCCGCATTCTTCGCCGATTTCTTTTGGAATGATTGGGCGGTCGATCCAGACCCGCCCTCGATCCGTCTTCCCTGGAACAATCTGACCTTGAGCGAAGGGCAGCCATTGCTCCTGGACGCCACCAAGTGCAATGATAATGCAGGCATAGCCTCTTACTTTTGGACCGATGGTCGGGACGGACGCCAATGGAACGGCTCGTACCAGATGGTCTATCTGGAGTTGGGGGTCCATGAGATCACCCTGGAGGTCACCGATCGTTTCGGGAACACGGCGACAGCGAGGCTGCTCGTGATAGTCAATCCCCTGGCACCGGTCGACGAAACGAACTATCTGATCCTCGTTCCGGCGGGAGGCGTCGGTCTGGCCGGTCTTATCTGGTTTGCCTGGAAAAGAAATAAGAGGCGCTAG
- a CDS encoding ABC transporter ATP-binding protein: MGKDRKGTQPVIHVENLGKRYRNSEKAAVDGVSFDVAQGEFFAFLGPNGAGKTTTISILTTTLTKTSGVVRIAGYDMDKQQKEIRKNIGIVFQNPSLDANLTAEENIRFHVSLYGVYGYRPSFRLMSKEYQDRVLELAKVLGLDQDIFDQVKTYSGGMKRKLEIIRSLMHKPKVLFLDEPSQGLDAVSRRSLWNYLRTVHKDENMTIFLTTHYIEEAEGADRVCIVNHGKVLFNGTPEAMKDLMVDRYVILDAEDRQSLRACLERFETEIAEDGSLKVRFTDGTPQAILSQIKVPLSLMRMHTPSLEEAYIDLVSHDGDDAEVF, encoded by the coding sequence ATGGGCAAAGACCGCAAGGGAACACAGCCAGTGATCCACGTCGAGAACCTGGGCAAGCGTTACCGTAATTCCGAAAAGGCAGCGGTGGACGGGGTTAGCTTCGACGTGGCCCAGGGGGAGTTCTTCGCGTTCCTTGGGCCGAACGGAGCGGGAAAGACAACGACCATCTCCATCCTGACCACCACCCTCACGAAAACGAGCGGAGTGGTGCGCATTGCCGGTTATGACATGGACAAGCAACAGAAAGAGATCCGGAAGAACATCGGGATCGTCTTCCAGAATCCAAGCCTGGATGCCAACCTGACCGCCGAGGAGAACATCCGCTTCCATGTGAGCCTATATGGTGTCTATGGGTACCGGCCGAGCTTCCGCCTGATGTCCAAGGAATACCAAGATAGGGTATTGGAGCTCGCCAAGGTCCTGGGACTTGACCAGGACATCTTCGACCAGGTCAAGACCTACTCTGGAGGCATGAAGCGGAAGCTGGAGATAATCCGCAGCCTGATGCACAAGCCGAAGGTGCTATTCCTTGACGAGCCTTCGCAGGGGCTCGACGCCGTCAGCCGGAGATCTCTGTGGAACTATCTCCGGACGGTGCATAAGGACGAGAACATGACGATCTTCCTGACCACCCACTACATTGAGGAGGCCGAAGGGGCCGATAGGGTATGCATCGTGAATCACGGCAAGGTGCTCTTCAACGGGACACCGGAGGCGATGAAGGACCTGATGGTCGACAGATATGTCATACTGGACGCCGAGGACAGACAGTCTCTCAGGGCTTGCCTGGAACGTTTCGAAACAGAAATCGCCGAGGACGGTAGTCTGAAGGTCCGGTTCACCGACGGCACCCCGCAGGCGATACTCTCGCAGATCAAGGTCCCATTGTCGTTGATGCGGATGCACACCCCTTCGCTCGAAGAGGCCTACATCGATCTGGTCAGCCACGATGGAGATGACGCGGAGGTGTTCTGA
- a CDS encoding ABC transporter permease, whose amino-acid sequence MSLSNEFNAVAAICARDITRFFRDWKSNIFMSIFFPAVFLGMLGSAIGQNMGAGLGYDFMQFVLLGMVAGLAIMFSANTVTGLVEERETGFTQEIFVSPVSRYSIIIGKMVGSSIISMVAVAATILIGIAIGINISLDGVGLILLVIPVVFLLGSAFGVLVSGIFSSSPKTAGQAVMMFMFPQLFLSGALIPVASSTGVIDVLVHLMPATYVVDLMRGVFYWGSPTYNQVVLYSPWIDLTVTVIISLGLFVAGTYLFARSERNR is encoded by the coding sequence ATGTCGCTCTCGAACGAGTTCAATGCCGTAGCTGCGATATGTGCCCGGGACATAACGCGTTTCTTCAGGGACTGGAAGAGCAATATTTTCATGAGCATTTTCTTCCCGGCCGTGTTCCTTGGCATGCTTGGAAGCGCCATCGGACAGAACATGGGAGCAGGGCTAGGTTACGACTTCATGCAGTTCGTTCTTCTGGGAATGGTGGCCGGTCTGGCCATCATGTTCTCGGCAAATACTGTGACCGGCCTCGTGGAGGAAAGAGAGACCGGGTTCACACAGGAGATCTTCGTCTCACCGGTTTCGAGATACTCGATCATCATCGGCAAGATGGTGGGCAGCAGCATCATCAGTATGGTGGCGGTCGCGGCCACCATCCTTATAGGAATAGCCATAGGGATAAACATCAGTCTGGACGGTGTTGGGCTCATACTACTGGTCATCCCGGTGGTTTTCCTGCTGGGTAGCGCATTCGGCGTCCTGGTAAGCGGCATCTTCAGTTCGAGCCCGAAGACAGCCGGTCAGGCCGTAATGATGTTCATGTTCCCCCAGTTGTTCCTATCCGGGGCGCTCATACCGGTGGCGAGCTCGACCGGGGTGATCGACGTCCTGGTCCATCTGATGCCCGCCACATATGTGGTGGACCTCATGAGAGGTGTCTTCTACTGGGGGAGCCCGACATACAACCAAGTCGTCCTTTACAGCCCATGGATAGATCTGACCGTCACCGTGATCATTTCTCTCGGACTCTTTGTCGCAGGGACGTATTTGTTCGCACGGAGCGAGCGGAACCGGTGA
- a CDS encoding ferredoxin, which translates to MPKVKVDENECTGCGLCYNDECPDVFMEGADGISEVKPPFQKGDTHSGEIPADKKDCAQKAADACPVTAITVE; encoded by the coding sequence ATGCCGAAGGTCAAGGTTGACGAGAACGAGTGTACCGGTTGCGGATTGTGCTACAACGACGAATGTCCCGACGTCTTCATGGAAGGGGCGGACGGGATCTCCGAAGTGAAGCCGCCATTCCAGAAGGGAGACACCCACAGCGGCGAGATCCCGGCGGACAAGAAGGACTGCGCTCAAAAGGCAGCGGACGCCTGCCCGGTGACCGCGATCACCGTCGAGTGA
- a CDS encoding RusA family crossover junction endodeoxyribonuclease: protein MHLESTEGVMDEFSGYDRSPVEDHPEDSPPVDDLDMVEFFVGGEPVPQGSTKSFYIKKLNRVVTTHGNKNTNRWRERIAHEAQCADESRSCTFFSDDRRQGYDVQLHFVFTKPKSTPKKYKLNTKRPDLDKLIRAVLDGITDVLIPDDALVVSITASKCYGDGNQPPGLNIKVTRLQ, encoded by the coding sequence ATGCATTTGGAGTCGACCGAAGGCGTAATGGATGAATTTTCCGGCTACGACCGTAGTCCAGTGGAAGACCATCCGGAAGATTCGCCCCCAGTGGATGACCTTGACATGGTAGAGTTCTTCGTGGGCGGTGAACCGGTGCCACAGGGTTCCACCAAATCGTTCTACATCAAGAAGCTGAACCGCGTGGTGACCACACACGGCAACAAGAACACCAACCGCTGGAGGGAACGCATAGCCCACGAGGCGCAATGCGCGGATGAATCACGATCTTGCACGTTCTTCTCCGATGACCGGCGACAGGGTTATGACGTTCAGCTGCACTTCGTTTTCACTAAGCCGAAGAGCACTCCCAAGAAATACAAGCTGAACACCAAACGCCCCGATCTGGATAAACTGATAAGGGCCGTCCTGGACGGAATAACCGACGTGCTGATACCGGATGATGCGTTGGTGGTCTCGATCACCGCCAGCAAATGTTACGGTGATGGCAACCAACCGCCAGGCCTGAACATCAAGGTCACCAGGCTCCAATAG
- a CDS encoding SdpI family protein, with the protein MEAVNIIFGIMFVSIGLILMGISIPLKNGKVAMNHVYGVRLRKSYTSEKNWYLLNQYGGEQLLIWSSVLAIIGAATFFVQFNSNELLFGLFAFMPLIVLIIPVLLILHYSRTLDDN; encoded by the coding sequence ATGGAAGCTGTGAACATCATCTTTGGGATAATGTTCGTCTCCATCGGCCTTATTCTGATGGGCATATCGATCCCTCTCAAGAACGGGAAGGTGGCCATGAACCATGTCTATGGTGTCAGGCTCAGGAAGAGCTACACCTCAGAAAAGAACTGGTATCTGTTGAACCAGTACGGCGGAGAACAACTTCTCATCTGGTCATCGGTATTGGCCATTATCGGCGCCGCGACATTCTTCGTCCAGTTCAACAGCAACGAGCTGTTGTTCGGTCTGTTCGCGTTCATGCCTTTGATTGTGCTTATCATACCTGTGCTCCTGATCCTCCACTACTCCAGAACCCTTGACGACAACTGA
- a CDS encoding TetR/AcrR family transcriptional regulator C-terminal domain-containing protein has product MRERSNPKAPHLEPEAVVRAGLEILDEEGLERVTLRQIASRLGVQAPALYWHFRDKSDIIDDMAQAILKDCGFEDLTAPPDKDAWAEWLAVTAHSLRQAMLSHREGARIVAGATFRSKAMVRLKTISTQVLNDAGFDLLHASLASETVINYVWGYVIEEQSQPPEPGSGLEQEEIIESKSEQFPEWKMIGEVIDQRKKMTAEELFDWGLYVIIEGLRISLNRSGFSTNR; this is encoded by the coding sequence ATGAGAGAACGATCGAATCCCAAGGCCCCGCACCTAGAACCGGAGGCCGTGGTGAGGGCGGGCCTGGAGATACTCGACGAGGAGGGACTGGAACGCGTTACCTTGCGCCAGATCGCTTCCAGGCTCGGAGTCCAGGCACCGGCGTTATATTGGCATTTCAGGGACAAATCGGACATCATCGATGACATGGCGCAGGCCATCCTGAAGGACTGCGGCTTTGAGGACCTTACCGCCCCACCAGACAAAGACGCCTGGGCAGAATGGTTGGCCGTTACAGCACACTCCTTGCGCCAGGCGATGCTATCGCATCGGGAAGGGGCCCGCATCGTGGCCGGTGCGACTTTCCGCTCGAAGGCCATGGTGAGGCTCAAGACCATATCCACACAGGTTCTGAACGATGCAGGATTTGACCTCCTACATGCCAGCCTGGCATCCGAGACGGTCATCAATTACGTCTGGGGATATGTGATCGAAGAACAAAGCCAGCCACCCGAACCGGGATCCGGTCTTGAGCAGGAGGAAATCATCGAATCGAAATCCGAGCAGTTCCCAGAGTGGAAGATGATAGGGGAGGTCATAGATCAACGGAAAAAGATGACCGCAGAAGAGCTGTTCGATTGGGGACTCTATGTGATCATAGAAGGGCTCCGGATATCATTGAACAGGTCCGGCTTCTCCACCAACCGGTGA
- the aspS gene encoding aspartate--tRNA(Asn) ligase, producing MEPIMPTKNSKNISSEDFDKVVVVEGWVQEVRNLGGISFLILRDRYGIVQITAPKKKIVPELMDKLSSVPRESVVRIAGLVKQSAQAKAGFEIIPSEMDILSTSQSPLPMGVVDKVSVEPETRFDNRFMDLRKPETRAVFEIKSLTLRLIDEYLEKENFVETFTPKIVASGAEGGATLFEINYFGKKAYLAQSPQLYKQMLMATGLDRVFEIGQAFRAEPSDTVRHVSEFISFDAEMAHIASQRDVMAMLEACTQYVIKGVMERGKEHLEKLNTSVTLPRAPYPMITYADAIDMVCAGGFNVCHGDDLGTEGEKVLGDLMMEKGYEMYWIYEYPEEAKPFYIMEKDGTPYSYSFDLDYKGQEMASGGQREHRHDKLTARMVKKGLNPEAFDFYRSSFAYGMPPHGGWGFGVERFVVKMLNQQNIREAILFPRDRNRLVP from the coding sequence ATGGAACCGATTATGCCCACGAAGAACTCGAAGAACATCTCCAGCGAAGACTTTGACAAAGTGGTCGTCGTGGAGGGATGGGTCCAAGAAGTAAGGAACTTAGGAGGTATCTCGTTCCTCATATTGCGGGACAGGTACGGTATCGTCCAGATCACCGCTCCTAAAAAGAAGATCGTCCCCGAGCTGATGGACAAGCTTTCCTCGGTGCCGCGAGAATCCGTGGTCCGGATCGCCGGCCTGGTGAAGCAGAGCGCCCAGGCGAAGGCGGGGTTCGAGATCATCCCTTCGGAGATGGACATCCTCAGCACCTCTCAATCGCCGCTCCCGATGGGCGTGGTGGACAAGGTCAGCGTGGAACCGGAGACCCGATTCGACAACCGTTTCATGGACCTCAGGAAGCCGGAGACCAGGGCGGTCTTCGAGATCAAGTCGCTGACGCTGCGCCTGATCGATGAGTACCTCGAGAAGGAGAACTTCGTCGAGACGTTCACCCCCAAGATCGTGGCGTCCGGAGCCGAGGGCGGGGCGACGCTGTTCGAGATCAACTACTTCGGAAAGAAGGCCTACCTGGCGCAGTCTCCGCAGCTGTATAAGCAGATGCTCATGGCGACCGGGCTGGACCGGGTATTCGAGATCGGACAGGCGTTCCGGGCGGAACCGTCCGACACCGTCCGACATGTATCCGAGTTCATCTCATTCGATGCCGAGATGGCCCATATTGCCTCACAACGGGACGTGATGGCTATGCTGGAGGCATGCACGCAATATGTCATCAAGGGGGTCATGGAGAGGGGAAAGGAACACCTGGAGAAGCTGAACACCTCGGTAACCCTGCCGAGGGCACCGTACCCGATGATAACCTACGCCGACGCCATCGATATGGTCTGCGCCGGAGGTTTCAACGTATGCCACGGTGATGACCTGGGCACCGAAGGGGAGAAGGTTCTCGGAGACCTCATGATGGAAAAGGGCTATGAGATGTACTGGATCTATGAATATCCGGAAGAGGCCAAGCCTTTCTACATCATGGAGAAGGATGGCACCCCTTACTCCTACTCGTTCGACCTGGACTATAAGGGGCAGGAGATGGCCTCGGGGGGGCAGAGGGAGCACCGGCATGACAAGCTGACGGCGCGCATGGTGAAGAAAGGGCTTAACCCGGAGGCTTTCGATTTCTACCGGAGTTCTTTCGCCTATGGCATGCCACCGCACGGCGGCTGGGGCTTCGGCGTCGAACGGTTCGTGGTCAAGATGCTTAACCAGCAAAACATACGTGAGGCGATCCTCTTCCCCCGTGACCGCAACCGCCTGGTGCCGTGA
- a CDS encoding ferredoxin — protein MPKVTVNHETCISCGLCFNDNCPDVFEEGADGSSQLRVAFRKETLYQGEIPDSMKACAQKAEEDCPVSAITVK, from the coding sequence ATGCCTAAAGTAACGGTAAACCACGAAACCTGCATCTCCTGCGGACTGTGCTTCAACGACAACTGCCCGGATGTATTCGAGGAAGGCGCTGATGGCAGTTCTCAGCTGAGGGTCGCGTTCCGGAAGGAAACGCTATATCAGGGCGAGATCCCGGACAGTATGAAGGCCTGCGCCCAGAAGGCCGAGGAAGACTGTCCAGTGTCGGCAATTACGGTGAAATGA